The Gemmatimonadota bacterium genomic interval TACCACTACGAAGGCGGCATTCAGGAGTTCGTGGGATACCTGCGCGGTTCGCGCAAGCCGCTCCACCCGGAGCCGATCTACATCGCGGCCGCGCGGGAGGAAGCGGAGATGGAGCTGGCGCTCCAGTACGACGAGGGGTACACGGACAACACGTTCACCTTCGTCAACAACATCAACACGCACGAAGGCGGCTCGCACCTCACCGGCTTCAAGGCCGCGCTGACGCGGACCATCAACGACTACGCGCGCCGCAACAACCTGCTGAAGAAGGACCTCGAATCGCTGTCCGGCGACGACGTGCGCGAGGGGCTCACCGCGGTGCTGTCGGTGCGCGTCCGGGAGCCGCAGTTCGAGGGGCAGACCAAGACCAAGCTGGGCAACTCGGAGGTGCGCGGGGCGATCGAGCAGATCGTCAACGAAAAGCTGGCCGAGTTCCTGGAGGAGCATCCGGCGGACGCCAAGCGCATCATCGAAAAGGCTGTACAGGGCGCGCGCGCACGCATAGCCGCGCGCAAGGCGCGGGACCTGACCCGGCGCAAGAACGTGCTCGAGGGCAGCGTCCTGCCGGGCAAGCTGGCCGACTGCTCGATCACCGATTCCTCGGTGACGGAGCTGTATCTCGTCGAGGGCGATTCGGCGGGGGGGAGCGCGAAGCAGGGCCGCGACCGCTCCTATCAGGCGATCCTGCCGCTCAAGGGCAAGATCCTGAACGTGGAGAAGGCCCGCCTGGACAAGATCCTGTCCAACGACGAGATCGCCACGATGATCACGGCGATCGGCACGGGCATCGGCGACGACGAGTTCAACCTGGACAATACGCGCTACGGCCGCGTGATAATCATGACGGACGCCGACGTGGACGGGAAGCACATCCGCACGCTGCTCCTCACGTTCTTCTTCCGCCACATGCGCCAGCTCATCGAAGAGGGCATGATCTACATCGCCCAGCCGCCTCTGTACCGCGTGTCGCGCGGGAAAAAGGAGCACTACGCGTTCTCCGACGACGAGCGCGATGAGTACGTGGACCGCCTCCAGAAGGGCAAGGACACCAACGTCAACATCCAGCGCTACAAGGGCCTGGGCGAGATGAACCCGGATCAGCTCTGGCGCACGACCATGGATCCCGAGACGCGCACGATCCTGCAGGTGACCATGGAGGACGCGGTGGAGGCGGACCGCATCTTCAGCACCCTCATGGGCGACGACGTGGAGCCGAGGCG includes:
- the gyrB gene encoding DNA topoisomerase (ATP-hydrolyzing) subunit B produces the protein MAEKRKGGGDYSAGAIQVLKGLEAVRKRPGMYIGSTGPRGLHHLVYEVVDNAVDEAMAGFCTRIDVTIGPDDSITVVDDGRGIPVDIHPVEKKPGLELAMTTLHAGGKFDRDSYKVSGGLHGVGVSVVNALSEWLEVEVRRDGKVHRQAYARGDKTSELEVVGSVPKKETGTKVRFKPDHQIFDELGYNFDTLSNRLREMAFLNRGLFITMADERDRNGSEPREETYHYEGGIQEFVGYLRGSRKPLHPEPIYIAAAREEAEMELALQYDEGYTDNTFTFVNNINTHEGGSHLTGFKAALTRTINDYARRNNLLKKDLESLSGDDVREGLTAVLSVRVREPQFEGQTKTKLGNSEVRGAIEQIVNEKLAEFLEEHPADAKRIIEKAVQGARARIAARKARDLTRRKNVLEGSVLPGKLADCSITDSSVTELYLVEGDSAGGSAKQGRDRSYQAILPLKGKILNVEKARLDKILSNDEIATMITAIGTGIGDDEFNLDNTRYGRVIIMTDADVDGKHIRTLLLTFFFRHMRQLIEEGMIYIAQPPLYRVSRGKKEHYAFSDDERDEYVDRLQKGKDTNVNIQRYKGLGEMNPDQLWRTTMDPETRTILQVTMEDAVEADRIFSTLMGDDVEPRRKFIEENAKYVRVLDV